One Oncorhynchus masou masou isolate Uvic2021 chromosome 2, UVic_Omas_1.1, whole genome shotgun sequence genomic region harbors:
- the LOC135504516 gene encoding DNA replication factor Cdt1-like, which produces MAEVAELEFYRSSFLTRRELCGSRFDIIMSQARVTDFYVQRKKDASGDGNRTQVVDTLTSYPSTISTRSKSKNAASTTNVMIKTSKSTCSENSVQEEFWRVIDEATSVNKVESVSAVLARTNSEKQTIFSSPRTPKRTSTDAEFDLGSAVFSATADHKIAKKRLRIEARKHGIAAGTSPGSVKVVKNAVRKKLILFEDDEKATQPLAKDVLQVPYSLPGDKESKNLVNCSANHSPTGKPHVQGCSKPKEGHKTFSKEDVAALKFQLQKIKDQTRKAENLPSTATGSTAPGSTAPDLKTKLALVKELAAKAQHRKAERLAEARSTEENNRPITEDGVKLPAYQRYHTLAQDTPPGLTLPFKYKLLAGMFRSMDTIVGMLFNRSETVTFAKVKQGVQDMMHKRFEETHVGQIKTVYPTAYHFRQERNIPTFSATVKKSSYQLTVEPVIEAEKSKAVLAASRLLERRRIFHQNLISIMKGHHKAFLAKLNPPIRVPDDKLTRWHPRFNVDEVPNVLPGELPQPPRGAEKLTTAQEVLDKARSTMTPKVEKALANVVLKTAEMVCVKEQEPVPQIPVAPAETHSALKGVSQSLLERIRAKQAQKLQAALTRNPQQEQRLVMMSRLEELARVLRNVFVAEKKPTLIMEVACNRMVSSYRSAMSMGDMELHLRLLAELTSEWLTIHTIRKDYYLKLNKTMDLNVVLEKLKQKTKEEESL; this is translated from the exons aTGGCTGAAGTTGCTGAGTTGGAATTTTATCGTTCGTCTTTCCTGACCAGAAGAGAATTGTGTGGTTCTAGATTTGACATCATTATGTCTCAGGCGCGGGTCACCGATTTTTACGTCCAGAGAAAGAAAGATGCTAGTGGTGATGGCAATAGAACCCAAGTTGTGGACACTTTAACAAGTTATCCCAGCACAATATCAACTCGGTCGAAAAGCAAGAATGCAGCATCTACAACAAATGTTATGATAAAGACTTCAAAATCCACATGTTCTGAAAACAGTGTACAAGAGGAGTTTTGGAGGGTTATTGACGAGGCGACTTCGGTCAATAAGGTGGAGAGCGTGTCTGCTGTGCTGGCGAGGACTAACTCGGAAAAACAAACCATTTTCTCCAGCCCTCGTACTCCCAAGAGGACCTCTACAGATGCTGAGTTCGATCTTGGATCAGCTGTATTTTCAGCCACTGCTGACCATAAAATCGCAAAGAAGCGTCTTCGGATCGAGGCAAGAAAACATGGCATAGCTGCAGGGACAAGTCCTGGGTCGGTTAAAGTTGTGAAGAATGCGGTCAGGAAGAAATTGATTCTCTTTGAAGACGACGAAAAG GCAACCCAGCCTCTGGCTAAAGATGTCCTGCAGGTACCCTATTCACTACCTGGTGATAAAGAATCAAAGAATTTAGTCAATTGCAGTGCCAACCATTCTCCAACGGGCAAACCACATGTTCAGGGCTGCTCAAAACCAAAAGAGGGGCACAAG ACTTTCTCCAAAGAGGATGTTGCAGCACTCAAGTTCCAACTTCAGAAGATCAAGGACCAGACACGGAAAGCTGAGAACCTGCCCTCTACGGCCACAGGATCTACTGCCCCAGGATCTACTGCCCCAGACCTGAAGACAAAGCTAGCCCTTGTCAAAGAGCTTGCTGCTAAGGCACAACATCGGAAGGCGGAGAGGTTGGCAGAGGCCAGATCTACTGAGGAAAATAATCGCCCAATAACCGAGGATGG AGTTAAGCTTCCAGCCTATCAGCGGTACCATACTCTTGCCCAGGATACTCCCCCTGGCCTCACCCTGCCCTTCAAGTACAAACTGCTTGCTGGAATGTTCCGTAGCATGGACACCATAGTGGGAATGCTTTTCAACCGCTCAGAGACTGTTACCTTTGCCAAAGTGAAGCAGGGTGTCCAGGACATGATGCACAA GCGTTTTGAAGAGACCCATGTGGGCCAGATTAAGACGGTCTATCCTACTGCCTACCATTTCCGCCAGGAGAGAAACATTCCTACCTTCAGTGCTACAGTGAAGAAGTCTAGCTACCAGCTCACAGTGGAGCCTGTCATTGAAGCTG AAAAGAGCAAGGCAGTGCTGGCTGCTTCCCGCCTGTTAGAGAGGCGACGTATCTTCCACCAAAACCTAATCAGCATTATGAAAGGGCATCACAAG GCGTTCCTTGCCAAGTTGAATCCTCCTATTAGAGTCCCAGATGACAAGCTTACCCGCTGGCACCCTCGCTTCAATGTGGATGAGGTGCCCAATGTCCTGCCTGGTGAGCTACCCCAGCCCCCACGGGGAGCTGAGAAGCTAACCACTGCCCAGGAGGTTCTGGACAAGGCCCGCTCCACGATGACCCCCAAG GTGGAGAAAGCACTGGCCAACGTGGTTCTGAAGACCGCAGAGATGGTCTGTGTAAAAGAGCAAGAGCCTGTTCCACAAATTCCCGTAGCTCCTGCTGAAACTCACAGTGCCCTCAAAGGGGTGTCTCAGTCTCTGCTGGAGAGG ATCCGAGCAAAGCAGGCTCAGAAGCTCCAAGCTGCCTTGACCCGGAACCCTCAGCAGGAGCAGCGCCTTGTGATGATGTCACGGCTGGAGGAGCTGGCTCGGGTCCTGCGTAACGTCTTTGTGGCAGAGAAGAAACCCACACTGATCATGGAGGTGGCCTGTAACCGGATGGTCTCTAGTTACCGCTCTGCCATGAGCATGG GTGATATGGAGCTGCACCTTCGCCTGCTGGCAGAACTGACTTCTGAATGGCTTACGATTCACACAATTAGAAAGGACTACTATCTCAAGTTGAACAAGACCATGGACCTGAATGTGGTACTGGAGAAGCTGAAGCAGAAGACCAAAGAGGAAGAAAGCCTTTGA
- the LOC135504576 gene encoding adenine phosphoribosyltransferase-like isoform X2 yields MAVYTREAKLDLVTKHIKSFPDFPSKGILFRDICPILKDPGALTAVIDLFEEHVRQTHPQVELIVGLEARGFLFGPLLAQRLGVGFVLVRKKGKLPGPTVSVAYKLEYGEAEVEVQEDAVAPGEKVLLIDDLLATGGTLCAACELMKKQNAENGRPHSSQ; encoded by the exons ATGGCAGTCTACACGAGAGAAGCTAAATTAGATCTGGTCACCAAACACATAAAATCTTTTCCTGATTTCCCAAGCAAAGGAATACTTTTCAG AGACATCTGTCCAATTCTCAAAGACCCGGGTGCATTGACCGCAGTCATCGATCTTTTTGAGGAACATGTGAGGCAGACTCATCCCCAAGTAGAACTGATTGTCG GTCTGGAAGCTCGGGGATTTCTCTTCGGACCCCTTCTAGCCCAGAGGTTAGGAGTGGGATTTGTGCTGGTCCGGAAGAAGGGGAAGCTCCCAGGGCCTACAGTGTCTGTGGCATACAAACTGGAGTATGGAGAG GCCGAGGTTGAGGTCCAGGAGGATGCAGTGGCTCCAGGAGAGAAAGTGCTGCTCATCGATGATCTACTAGCCACTGGAG GAACCCTGTGTGCTGCCTGTGAGCTCATGAAGAAACAGAATGCAGAG AACGGgcgtccccattcaagtcaatga